GATGCCGGGATCCGCCGCATCAACGTTTCCCTCGATACGCTGGACGCCAACGCATTTCGCAGCATTGCGCGCGGTGGCGATCTGGCGACGGTGCTCGATGGCATGCAGCAAGCTGCGGCCGTCGGGATGAAGATCAAGGTCAACATGGTGCCGTTGCGCGGGCAGAACCTCGATCAGGTGATGCCGTTGCTCGATTACTGCCTGGAACGTGGCTACGAGCTGCGTTTTATCGAGCTGATGCGCATGGGCCACTTGGCCACCGACAACAATGCTTTCCTGCAACAGTTCGTCAGCCTTCAGCAACTGCTCAGCCTGATTGGCGAGCGGCATGAATACCTGCAAGCCAATGCGCCGGTCGATGCCACAGCGGTGCGCTACGAGATTCCGGGGCATGGTTTTTTCGGGGTGATCGCCAACGAAAGCGTGCCGTTCTGCCGCACGTGTTCGCGGTTGCGCCTGTCGTCCACCGGTTGGCTGCATGGTTGCTTGTCGTCGAGCAATCGCCACTACGTCGGCGATCTGCTGGACAAACCGCGTCATCAAGCGCTGCCAGCGTTGCAGCGTTTGCTGGTGAAAGCCTTGGGCGACAAGCAGGAAGTGGCATTCTCCGGTGGCGCAACCATCATGAAAATCATCGGCGGCTGACAGGCCCATTCGCGGGCAAGCCTCGCTCCTACAGGTTAAATGCACACCCCTGTAGGAGCGAGGCTTGCCCGCGAAAGCAAGCTTCCGGTCATTTAAAAAACCACTGAATCAATGCAGTCCGGCGAGCTGGCGCGGAAGCTGCATTCAACCGCCATTCGCCGGTTTTCCGTCACCGGCTTCTGGAGGATAGGATGCGTAGCCTGGTTTTGCTGCTGGCCGTTTTGGCGCTTGGTGGCTGCATGAATGTCAGCGACATGGGCGAAGGTGTTCGCTATCACATGAGCGACGCGGGGCTGCTGGACCACAGCAACAGCCAGCGCGCGAACAACTTCCGCATTCAGCCGGACTCGTTCATTTACATCGCCCAAGGTGCTTTCGCGCCGCCGGGCAGCGCCTACCCGCGACCTAACGTGGTCGCCGAAGAAGCCTTCAACGGTTTTATCGAATATTTCCCGATGGTCCGCCGCGCGCGTGCCCCCGAGGGCCTCGACGCCGCGATGGGCGAAGCTCGCGCAGTCGGCGCGCATTACCTGCTGTACACGCGCTTCGCCAAGGCTGACGACCGCATCGGCAACTCGGACGAATGGCTCGACCAGGAAGCCGTGGATCGCCTCGGCATCGACAGCGGGATCATTCAGATCATGTTGATCGAGACCAGCACCCAGTATTTGATTGATACTGCACGCATCAAAAGTCGTGGCGGTTTACTGACGTTCCACGACACCAAGCCAGAAGACCTGCTGGGCCCGCCGCTGGAGCAATACGCTCGCAGCCTGTTGGGGCTCAGCGATCACTAAAAGGAGTACGCCATGAGTGAACCGCAAAAAGCCAACGACCTGCTGGGGCAAATCCCCAAGACCAAAGGCCTGCCGCCGGTGCACTTGTGGAACCCCGACTTCTGCGGCGACATCGACATGCGCATCGC
The window above is part of the Pseudomonas prosekii genome. Proteins encoded here:
- a CDS encoding GTP 3',8-cyclase MoaA, coding for MIVDRQGRRFRNLRISLTSACNYACTYCVPNGKRLVAAQDELSAEAMARGVAYLIEAAGIERLRITGGEPLVSPKLEAFMTAVGKMGLEDISLTTNGQLLAKKLPLLVDAGIRRINVSLDTLDANAFRSIARGGDLATVLDGMQQAAAVGMKIKVNMVPLRGQNLDQVMPLLDYCLERGYELRFIELMRMGHLATDNNAFLQQFVSLQQLLSLIGERHEYLQANAPVDATAVRYEIPGHGFFGVIANESVPFCRTCSRLRLSSTGWLHGCLSSSNRHYVGDLLDKPRHQALPALQRLLVKALGDKQEVAFSGGATIMKIIGG
- a CDS encoding DUF4823 domain-containing protein, which codes for MRSLVLLLAVLALGGCMNVSDMGEGVRYHMSDAGLLDHSNSQRANNFRIQPDSFIYIAQGAFAPPGSAYPRPNVVAEEAFNGFIEYFPMVRRARAPEGLDAAMGEARAVGAHYLLYTRFAKADDRIGNSDEWLDQEAVDRLGIDSGIIQIMLIETSTQYLIDTARIKSRGGLLTFHDTKPEDLLGPPLEQYARSLLGLSDH